One window of Quercus robur chromosome 5, dhQueRobu3.1, whole genome shotgun sequence genomic DNA carries:
- the LOC126725650 gene encoding uncharacterized protein LOC126725650: MSLTCVKMSEEVWLTCLTHALSTETEEIMGLLLGDIEYSKNGSVTALIWGASPQTRSDRRKDRVETNPEQLAAASAKAERMSTLVGRTTRVIGWYHSHPHITVLPSHVDVRTQAMYQLLDAGFIGLIFSCFSEDANKVGRIQVIAFQSSDGKQNNVSRPISLSPVNRSSVIDLESSLSSSENLSARSGSGRAESPELDTGDSRTAAANKGGGRSSELGVFFANADANYLGRERMGGTHRADSSDNIIVDIDPMDMSESMQEAMHRSNLEMSGAEYVRKEVPLHVLPSSSFVKLESPLTSFTDLQRVLYEEERAAYNQAILQNMRDGKVHPLSFIHHTSTYQASLCKLIEYCLSPAIKALQDRLKENENRLKTLTNEAKSLETEALKGVESSSGSPRQAPSHGLRGNTSSGHRDLYSPTEPTTTRSVAGSGSRSRKVYQ; the protein is encoded by the exons atgtctTTAACATGTGTGAAAATGTCAGAAGAAGTGTGGTTAACATGTCTGACTCATGCATTGTCCACAGAGACCGAAGAGATCATGGGCCTTCTTCTTGGTGATATTGAG TACTCTAAGAATGGGAGTGTAACTGCACTAATTTGGGGAGCGTCACCTCAAACAAGATCTGATCGGCGAAAGGACCGTGTGGAGACTAATCCTGAACAGTTGGCTGCTGCATCAGCTAAGGCTGAG AGAATGAGCACATTGGTTGGAAGAACAACAAGAGTAATTGGGTGGTATCATTCACATCCTCATATTACAGTTCTTCCTTCTCACGTTG ATGTGCGGACTCAAGCGATGTATCAACTTCTAGATGCTGGGTTTATTGGACTGATATTTTCCTGTTTTAGTGAAGATGCAAACAAG GTTGGAAGAATCCAGGTCATTGCTTTTCAGTCCTCAGATGGGAAGCAGAATAATGTGTCAAGACCTATATCTCTTTCTCCTGTAAATAGAAGTTCAGTTATAGATCTTGAATCATCTTTAAGTTCCTCAGAAAATTTATCAGCAAGATCTGGCTCTGGAAGGGCAGAGAGCCCTGAACTAGACACTGGTGATTCAAGAACAGCTGCAGCAAATAAG GGTGGTGGAAGATCCTCGGAGTTGGGGGTTTTCTTTGCTAATGCAGATGCCAACTATCTAGGAAGAGAGAGGATGGGAGGAACCCACCGTGCTGACAGTTCAGACAACATCATTGTTGACATAGACCCCATGGATATGTCAGAAAGTATGCAAGAAGCAATGCACCGTTCGAATTTGGAAATGAG TGGTGCAGAGTATGTCAGGAAAGAAGTTCCTCTTCATGTTTTGCCGTCATCTTCCTTTGTTAAGCTTGAATCCCCTTTAACGTCGTTTACAGACCTGCAGCGTGTGCTATATGAAGAGGAGCGGGCAGCATATAACCAAGCCATATTGCAAAATATGAG GGATGGGAAAGTGCATCCGCTTTCTTTCATACATCATACCTCAACTTATCAGGCTTCCTTGTGCAAATTAATTGAGTATTG TTTAAGTCCAGCCATAAAGGCACTCCAGGACCGCttaaaagagaatgaaaatcgG TTAAAAACGCTGACCAATGAAGCCAAGTCTTTGGAGACAGAAGCCCTTAAAGGGGTTGAATCAAGTTCAGGATCTCCTCGTCAAGCTCCTTCTCATGGTCTCCGAGGAAATACTTCATCTGGTCATAGGGATTTGTATAGTCCAACTGAGCCCACGACCACAAGGAGTGTTGCTGGTTCTGGTAGCCGGAGCAGAAAGGTTTATCAATGA